CGGCTTCGATCCCTACTCCGCCTCCGCGGACCGCTCCCTGCCGCTGCGCGACTGGGCGAGGCAGGGGCTGACCTACGCCGACGGCTCCCCCATCCCGCCGAGCGACATGTCGGGTGCCGTGGTGGTGCCGGGCGCCAACAACGGCAGCCAGCAGGCCTTCCTCGTGTACCGGAACTGGAGCGTGATCCGGCGCTACAACAACAGCGTCTACTACGCCACGGCGGTGGGCATGCTTTCCGACCGGGTGGCGTGACCCGCCCCGGCCTCCTCCTCGCGCCGCTTCTCCTCGCCCCGCTCCTTCTCACCGGGTGCTGGAAGGCGGAGGAGCCGCCGCCCCCGGTGCCGGAGGCGCGCTACACCGTGGGCGAGCCCTACCGGCTCGGAGACCTGTGGTTCTACCCGCGCGAGGATTTCGGGCTCGTCGAGACTGGCCTGGCAAGCGTCGCCGGGGATGCGCGGGCCGGTCGGCGAACGGCGGATGGCGAGGTGTACGACCCGGCGGCGCTGAGCGCCGCCCACCGGACCCTGCAGCTGCCCGCGATCGTCACCGTGACGAACCTGGAGAACGGACGCAGCCTCGCCGTGCGGGTGAACGACCGGGGTCCCGCCGATCCGGGCCGTGTGGTGGAACTCTCCCGTCGCGCGGCGGAACTGCTGGGGATCGCCCCCGGCCGGCCGGCGCAGGTGCGGCTGGCGGTGGACGGGAACCTGTCCCGCGCGCTGTCCTCCGGCCTGCCGGCGCCGGAGGGG
This genomic window from Pararoseomonas sp. SCSIO 73927 contains:
- a CDS encoding septal ring lytic transglycosylase RlpA family protein, coding for MTRPGLLLAPLLLAPLLLTGCWKAEEPPPPVPEARYTVGEPYRLGDLWFYPREDFGLVETGLASVAGDARAGRRTADGEVYDPAALSAAHRTLQLPAIVTVTNLENGRSLAVRVNDRGPADPGRVVELSRRAAELLGIAPGRPAQVRLAVDGNLSRALSSGLPAPEGSRPAIAAAPTAAVEREALAPIAGARQADRVREGRGPLVQAAVGAERAAGPVVLDGRVAQGPASPGLLFVQGSSFTSQAAAGRQAARMGGARVEAFGTARQQEWRVRLGPFSTPAEADRALQNALRGGVTEARIVVD